The proteins below come from a single Eubacterium limosum genomic window:
- a CDS encoding ATP-binding protein, protein MIRKIIKIDKEKCNGCGLCVDACHEGAIGLVDGVATLLRDDYCDGLGDCLPVCPEDAIHFEEREAAAYDEAAVQAKMEAEKVQPKTLACGCPGTTSRKIEHHSKTEACSHSAAPAQSRLNQWPVQIKLVPPKAPYFDNADLLIAADCTAYAYGDFHNAFIKNRITLIGCPKLDDVDYADKLTDILANNAIRSLTVVRMEVPCCGGIVNAVKTALKNSGKIIPWSVTTVSTDGKILDI, encoded by the coding sequence ATGATACGTAAAATCATTAAAATTGATAAAGAAAAATGCAACGGCTGCGGCCTGTGTGTAGATGCCTGTCACGAAGGGGCCATCGGTCTGGTTGACGGTGTCGCCACACTGTTAAGGGATGATTACTGCGACGGTCTGGGGGATTGTCTGCCAGTATGTCCTGAAGACGCCATCCACTTTGAAGAGCGGGAGGCCGCCGCTTATGATGAAGCCGCTGTTCAAGCTAAAATGGAAGCTGAAAAGGTTCAGCCCAAGACACTGGCCTGCGGCTGTCCGGGAACAACCTCCCGCAAGATTGAGCATCACTCAAAAACGGAGGCCTGCAGTCACAGCGCTGCCCCTGCCCAGTCCCGCTTAAACCAGTGGCCGGTACAGATCAAACTGGTGCCGCCGAAAGCACCATATTTTGACAATGCAGACCTGCTCATTGCTGCCGACTGCACTGCTTATGCCTACGGTGATTTCCACAATGCATTCATCAAAAACCGGATCACCCTCATCGGCTGCCCAAAGCTCGACGATGTGGACTACGCTGACAAGCTGACGGATATTCTGGCCAATAACGCTATCCGGTCACTGACCGTTGTAAGAATGGAAGTGCCATGCTGCGGAGGCATTGTCAATGCTGTTAAAACCGCTTTAAAAAACAGCGGAAAGATTATCCCATGGTCGGTCACAACGGTATCGACTGATGGCAAAATTTTAGATATTTAA
- the gatC gene encoding Asp-tRNA(Asn)/Glu-tRNA(Gln) amidotransferase subunit GatC, producing MSITREEVTYVADLARLEFTETETDRLADELGAVLDYAATLNKLDTSDVKPTEHILPVQNVFRKDEVKPSLPIEKVLANAPESEAGCFKVPRVLE from the coding sequence ATGAGTATTACCAGAGAAGAAGTTACCTATGTTGCGGATCTGGCCCGCCTTGAATTCACCGAAACGGAAACGGACCGTCTGGCGGATGAGCTGGGCGCAGTCCTTGATTACGCGGCGACTTTGAATAAATTAGATACATCAGACGTAAAGCCGACAGAGCATATTCTGCCGGTTCAGAACGTTTTTAGAAAAGATGAAGTGAAGCCTTCACTGCCAATTGAAAAAGTCCTGGCCAACGCGCCGGAATCAGAAGCCGGCTGCTTTAAAGTGCCGAGAGTTCTGGAATAG
- a CDS encoding shikimate dehydrogenase translates to MVEITGTTQLICLLGSPVAHSVSPAMHNMAFSLLGLDYAYLAFEVGETQLAEAVKGLKLLNARGWNLTMPNKTKMCELVDELSPASQLMEAVNTVVSENGVLKGYTTDGSGYMRMLREYGVDVIHKKMVLGGAGGAARAIAIQAALDGVAEIVIFNRSLDKAVKIADDINRHTGCIASAYSIADTAQLSKALESAALFTNATQIGMAPRSGQSVIEDKSLLHPGLVVSDIVYNPRETKLLKMAEEQGCKTVGGLGMLLWQGADAFKLWTGHEMPVYDVQNKYFK, encoded by the coding sequence ATGGTAGAGATTACAGGAACAACACAATTGATCTGTCTGCTGGGGAGCCCTGTGGCCCACAGCGTATCGCCGGCAATGCATAACATGGCCTTTTCGCTATTGGGGCTGGATTATGCCTACCTTGCCTTTGAGGTTGGCGAGACGCAGCTGGCAGAAGCCGTAAAAGGGCTGAAGCTTCTGAATGCCCGGGGCTGGAACCTGACCATGCCAAACAAGACAAAAATGTGTGAGCTGGTCGATGAGCTCTCACCAGCGTCGCAGCTCATGGAGGCTGTCAACACGGTCGTCAGCGAGAACGGTGTATTAAAGGGCTATACGACCGATGGCAGCGGCTATATGCGGATGCTGCGCGAATATGGCGTGGATGTTATCCATAAAAAGATGGTGCTGGGCGGGGCCGGCGGTGCGGCCCGGGCAATTGCCATACAGGCGGCCCTGGATGGTGTGGCAGAAATTGTGATCTTTAACCGGAGCCTGGACAAAGCCGTTAAAATCGCCGATGATATCAACAGGCACACTGGCTGCATCGCCTCGGCCTACAGCATTGCGGACACCGCTCAGCTCAGCAAAGCGCTTGAGAGCGCGGCGCTGTTCACCAATGCCACCCAGATTGGCATGGCACCAAGATCCGGTCAGTCGGTGATTGAGGACAAAAGCCTGCTCCATCCCGGGCTTGTGGTATCTGACATTGTATACAACCCCAGAGAAACCAAGCTTCTAAAAATGGCGGAGGAACAGGGCTGTAAAACCGTCGGCGGTCTGGGCATGCTGCTCTGGCAGGGGGCAGACGCTTTTAAACTGTGGACCGGACACGAAATGCCGGTATATGACGTCCAAAATAAATATTTTAAATAA
- the rph gene encoding ribonuclease PH — translation MNRIDGRSNECLRPVSITRHFTRNAQGAVLIEVGNTKVICTAMVEDKVPPFLRGEKKGWVTAEYEMLPSSTGSRKGRDRSRGKIDGRTVEIQRLIGRSLRSVIDMEKLGERTIWIDCDVIQADGGTRTASITGAFVALYDAVTWLMEEEVIDEWPINGYVAATSVGINQNEPIMDLCYEEDSTAEVDMNIVMTDKGEIVEIQGTGEERPFTRDEFQKLLALGEDGVYQLINIQKEALGTL, via the coding sequence TTGAATCGAATTGACGGAAGAAGTAACGAGTGCCTGAGACCGGTGAGCATCACACGGCATTTTACGAGAAACGCTCAGGGCGCTGTGCTCATTGAGGTGGGAAATACCAAGGTCATCTGCACTGCCATGGTGGAAGATAAGGTACCGCCCTTTTTAAGAGGTGAAAAAAAGGGCTGGGTCACCGCCGAATACGAAATGCTTCCAAGCTCCACCGGCTCCCGGAAGGGAAGGGACCGCAGCCGCGGCAAAATTGACGGAAGAACCGTTGAAATCCAGCGTTTAATTGGCCGGAGCCTGCGTTCTGTGATCGACATGGAAAAGCTCGGAGAACGGACGATATGGATTGACTGCGATGTGATCCAGGCCGACGGCGGCACCCGCACCGCGTCCATCACCGGCGCTTTTGTGGCGCTGTATGACGCAGTCACCTGGCTCATGGAGGAGGAAGTCATTGACGAGTGGCCCATTAACGGCTACGTGGCGGCCACCAGTGTCGGCATCAACCAGAATGAGCCCATTATGGATCTCTGTTATGAGGAGGACTCCACAGCAGAGGTTGATATGAACATTGTCATGACCGACAAAGGCGAAATCGTTGAAATCCAGGGAACCGGAGAGGAACGCCCCTTTACCCGGGATGAATTCCAGAAGCTACTGGCTTTGGGAGAAGACGGTGTGTATCAATTGATTAACATTCAGAAAGAGGCGCTGGGAACACTCTAA
- a CDS encoding metallophosphoesterase family protein — translation MRIGLVSDSHGNLGDLERAVSQMGKVEAIFHMGDYVDDALQIKHWTSVPVFAAKGNMDVYSQEGHLFIKTELGGKVILACHGHTLHVKNEYSTLRYKALEENADIVLFGHTHIPMIDQDDCLLMMNPGSVSLPHFGKEKTFGILTIENGSASGEIIPLMPEEN, via the coding sequence ATGCGGATCGGATTAGTCAGCGACAGCCACGGCAATCTGGGCGACCTGGAACGCGCGGTCAGCCAGATGGGCAAGGTAGAGGCGATTTTTCATATGGGCGATTACGTGGACGACGCCCTGCAGATCAAACATTGGACATCGGTGCCGGTGTTTGCGGCCAAGGGCAATATGGATGTCTATTCTCAGGAGGGGCATCTTTTTATCAAGACCGAGCTTGGCGGCAAGGTGATCCTGGCCTGCCACGGCCACACCCTCCACGTTAAGAATGAGTACAGCACCCTGCGCTATAAAGCGCTGGAGGAAAACGCGGATATTGTGCTTTTCGGCCACACCCATATCCCGATGATCGATCAGGATGACTGCCTTTTAATGATGAATCCAGGCAGTGTATCCCTTCCTCATTTTGGCAAAGAAAAAACCTTTGGCATTCTGACCATTGAAAATGGAAGTGCCAGCGGTGAGATTATTCCGCTTATGCCAGAGGAAAACTGA
- a CDS encoding methionine ABC transporter permease, protein MWDSTMINMIWWGLLQTLYMTLASTLISYVLGIPMGVILVACDKDGVKPLPIVHKILDIIVNITRSIPFLILLIAVIPITRFITGTTIGSNATIVPLVMAAAPFIARMVESSLREVDKGLIEASLSMGASPFQVICKVLLPEAKPSLIVGAAISTTTILGYSAMAGIVGGGGLGDIAIRYGYYRYENGVMIVTVVLLVLVVQVFQEIGMKIAEKQDKRK, encoded by the coding sequence ATGTGGGATAGCACAATGATTAATATGATCTGGTGGGGCCTGCTTCAAACCCTGTACATGACTTTGGCATCTACCCTGATTTCCTATGTGCTGGGAATCCCGATGGGGGTTATTTTGGTGGCCTGTGACAAGGATGGGGTTAAGCCTCTGCCCATTGTCCATAAAATTTTAGACATTATTGTTAATATTACCCGTTCCATTCCGTTTTTGATCCTGCTGATCGCGGTTATCCCGATCACACGCTTCATTACCGGTACCACCATTGGCTCCAATGCGACCATTGTGCCGCTGGTTATGGCGGCTGCGCCGTTTATCGCGCGTATGGTGGAATCCTCACTCCGTGAGGTGGATAAGGGACTGATTGAGGCGTCGCTTTCTATGGGAGCCAGCCCTTTCCAGGTAATCTGCAAGGTGCTTCTGCCGGAGGCCAAGCCTTCGCTGATCGTGGGCGCAGCCATTTCGACCACCACCATCCTGGGCTATTCAGCTATGGCTGGTATTGTGGGCGGCGGCGGCCTCGGTGATATTGCCATCCGTTACGGGTATTACCGTTACGAGAACGGCGTGATGATTGTGACTGTTGTACTGCTGGTTCTGGTGGTTCAGGTATTCCAGGAAATCGGGATGAAGATCGCTGAAAAGCAGGATAAGAGAAAATAA
- the pyrE gene encoding orotate phosphoribosyltransferase has protein sequence MGYKEDFIDFMVRSGVLTFGDFVTKSGRKTPYFINTGNYKTAEQISKLGEYYAACIKENIGEMDFMYGPAYKGIPLVITAAVSLYRDHGVNIPYCFNRKEAKDHGEGGSIIGYKPQDGDKAIIIEDVITAGSSVRESVPLLKGLADVDITALIISVDRMEKGNNDKSAIQEVKEAFGITTYPIVTVRDIIAHLYNYEIDGKIVIDDEMKKRMEDHLDKNGI, from the coding sequence ATGGGTTACAAAGAAGACTTTATCGATTTTATGGTGCGCTCCGGCGTTTTGACCTTTGGCGATTTCGTGACCAAAAGCGGCCGTAAAACACCTTATTTCATCAATACTGGCAACTATAAAACCGCTGAACAGATTTCAAAGCTGGGCGAGTACTACGCAGCCTGCATCAAAGAAAACATCGGGGAAATGGATTTTATGTACGGTCCTGCCTACAAGGGCATTCCACTCGTCATTACCGCCGCAGTTTCCCTTTACAGGGATCACGGCGTCAACATTCCCTACTGCTTTAACCGCAAGGAAGCCAAGGATCACGGCGAAGGCGGCAGCATTATCGGCTACAAGCCCCAGGACGGCGACAAGGCCATCATTATCGAGGATGTCATCACTGCCGGCTCCTCTGTCCGCGAGAGCGTTCCGCTGCTCAAAGGCCTGGCCGATGTAGACATCACTGCCCTGATCATTTCGGTCGACCGTATGGAAAAGGGGAATAATGACAAAAGCGCGATCCAGGAAGTCAAAGAAGCGTTTGGTATTACCACTTACCCGATTGTAACCGTACGGGATATCATCGCTCATCTCTACAACTATGAAATTGACGGAAAAATTGTGATTGACGACGAAATGAAAAAGCGCATGGAAGATCATCTTGATAAAAACGGTATTTAA
- the gatB gene encoding Asp-tRNA(Asn)/Glu-tRNA(Gln) amidotransferase subunit GatB, with product MEYDIVIGMEIHAELATKSKIFCSCSTTFGADENTHACPVCLGMPGVLPVLNEKVVEYATRAGLALNCHIANFSKMDRKNYFYPDLPKAYQTSQFDLPICTGGVVDIEVEGEKKEIGITRIHIEEDAGKLLHESADGTLVDVNRCGVPLIEIVTEPDIRGAEEARVFAEKIRNILEYVGVSDCKMEEGSIRFDVNLSVKEKGSDVLGTRTEMKNLNSFRALVRAVQYESKRQIIELKKGHRIIQETRKWDDVKGVSSSMRSKEEAHDYRYFPEPDLVPIVITDETIEQIKSGLPELPEAKRARYVAEYKLPDYDAGVLTASKVTAKFFEETVALYDEPKQISNWLMVDIPAMLKEKELSMENIPFSPAELAELLKLIKDGTISGTIGKKVLEKMFEEDKTPKAIVEENNWAQMSDTSELEGIIAQVIEDNPKSIEDIGAGNQKAYGFLTGQVMKATKGQANPQVANKIIRELVARKLES from the coding sequence ATGGAATACGATATTGTCATCGGGATGGAGATCCATGCCGAATTAGCAACAAAGTCTAAAATTTTCTGCTCCTGCTCTACCACGTTCGGTGCAGATGAAAATACACATGCCTGCCCGGTATGTCTTGGGATGCCCGGGGTGCTGCCGGTGCTCAACGAAAAGGTCGTTGAGTATGCCACAAGAGCCGGACTGGCCCTGAACTGCCATATTGCGAATTTCAGCAAAATGGACCGTAAAAATTATTTTTACCCTGACCTGCCAAAGGCCTATCAGACCTCTCAGTTTGACCTGCCTATCTGTACCGGCGGGGTTGTGGATATTGAAGTGGAAGGCGAAAAAAAGGAAATCGGCATTACCCGTATCCATATTGAGGAGGATGCCGGCAAGCTGCTCCATGAATCCGCAGACGGTACCCTGGTCGATGTGAACCGCTGTGGTGTGCCGCTCATCGAGATCGTCACAGAGCCGGATATCCGCGGTGCGGAGGAAGCCCGCGTTTTTGCAGAAAAGATCCGTAACATTCTGGAATATGTGGGCGTTTCTGACTGTAAAATGGAAGAGGGCTCTATCCGTTTCGATGTCAACCTCTCTGTCAAGGAAAAGGGCAGCGATGTGCTGGGAACCCGTACAGAGATGAAGAACCTGAACTCCTTCAGGGCCTTAGTGCGCGCGGTCCAGTACGAGAGCAAACGCCAGATTATCGAGCTCAAAAAAGGACACCGCATTATTCAGGAAACCCGAAAGTGGGACGACGTCAAGGGCGTCAGCTCCTCCATGCGAAGCAAGGAAGAAGCCCACGATTACCGCTATTTCCCGGAACCAGACCTGGTGCCCATTGTCATTACCGATGAAACCATTGAACAGATCAAGTCCGGCCTGCCCGAGCTGCCGGAAGCAAAGCGCGCCCGCTATGTGGCAGAGTACAAGCTGCCGGATTACGACGCTGGCGTTCTGACCGCGTCCAAGGTCACCGCGAAATTTTTCGAGGAAACCGTTGCGCTGTACGACGAACCCAAGCAGATTTCCAACTGGCTGATGGTGGATATCCCGGCCATGCTCAAGGAAAAAGAGCTGTCAATGGAAAATATCCCCTTTAGTCCGGCCGAGCTGGCTGAGCTGCTTAAGCTCATCAAGGATGGCACCATCAGCGGGACCATCGGCAAAAAGGTTTTGGAGAAAATGTTTGAAGAGGACAAGACCCCTAAGGCCATTGTGGAAGAAAACAACTGGGCTCAGATGAGCGATACCAGCGAGCTGGAAGGCATTATCGCTCAGGTTATCGAAGACAACCCGAAATCCATCGAGGATATCGGAGCCGGCAACCAGAAGGCCTACGGCTTCCTGACCGGACAGGTCATGAAGGCCACCAAGGGCCAGGCAAACCCGCAGGTCGCCAACAAGATCATCCGCGAGCTGGTCGCCAGGAAATTAGAGAGCTGA
- the gatA gene encoding Asp-tRNA(Asn)/Glu-tRNA(Gln) amidotransferase subunit GatA, with product MELSQLTVHEINGLIEKKEVSVKEVTQAAVDRIDAVEDKVDGYLCLTTETAMKEAEELDALIAEEGRKDVLEGIPYALKDNMCTDGIQTTCASKILGDFVPPYNAEVYDRLLAQKGILLGKANMDEFAMGSSTENSAFKVTKNPWDLTRVPGGSSGGSAVVVASDMAYYSLGSDTGGSIRQPAAFCGVVGMKPTYGLVSRYGLVAFASSLDQIGPFTKDVEDCAIVLSAIAGHDPKDSTSLKVDKKDYTQNLKEGAKGMKIGVAQAFMGEGLQPEVRAAIDSAIDTYRGMGAKIVDVSFEYLDYALSAYYLISSAEASSNLARYDGIRYGVRAEEYADLVDMYRKTRTQGFGDEVKRRIMLGTYALSSGYYDAYYKKAMQVRTLIMDDFKNVFDSCDVLLTPTTAKTAFGIGEKTGNPLEMYLTDIYTVPVNIAGIPGISIPCGFDNDGMPIGMQLLGPVLSEEKILQAAYAFERETAFKDQKPKLV from the coding sequence TTGGAATTATCACAACTGACCGTCCATGAGATCAATGGGCTTATTGAAAAGAAAGAAGTATCTGTCAAAGAGGTCACCCAGGCAGCGGTTGACCGTATTGACGCAGTAGAGGATAAGGTTGACGGCTATCTCTGCCTGACGACCGAGACCGCCATGAAAGAGGCGGAGGAGCTGGATGCGCTCATCGCCGAAGAAGGCAGGAAGGATGTGCTTGAGGGCATCCCCTACGCCTTAAAGGACAACATGTGTACCGACGGTATTCAGACAACCTGCGCGTCCAAAATTCTGGGGGATTTTGTGCCGCCTTACAACGCAGAGGTCTATGACCGTCTGCTGGCCCAGAAGGGGATTCTGCTCGGAAAGGCCAACATGGATGAATTTGCCATGGGCTCCTCCACAGAAAACTCCGCCTTCAAGGTCACTAAAAACCCTTGGGATCTCACACGCGTGCCCGGCGGCTCCAGCGGCGGCTCTGCAGTGGTAGTGGCCTCCGATATGGCTTACTACTCACTGGGCTCCGATACCGGCGGATCGATCCGCCAGCCCGCCGCTTTCTGCGGCGTGGTCGGTATGAAGCCAACCTACGGACTGGTTTCCCGTTATGGCCTGGTGGCTTTTGCGTCTTCCTTAGACCAGATCGGCCCCTTCACCAAGGATGTTGAGGACTGCGCCATCGTGTTAAGCGCCATCGCGGGCCATGACCCTAAGGATTCAACCTCGCTCAAGGTGGATAAAAAGGATTATACACAGAACCTGAAGGAAGGCGCCAAAGGTATGAAGATTGGTGTGGCCCAGGCATTTATGGGCGAAGGCCTTCAGCCAGAGGTGCGCGCTGCCATCGACAGCGCCATTGACACCTACCGCGGTATGGGGGCAAAAATCGTGGATGTCTCCTTTGAGTATCTGGACTACGCCCTGTCCGCTTATTATCTGATCTCCTCCGCAGAAGCCAGCTCCAACCTGGCCCGTTACGACGGTATCCGCTACGGTGTCCGCGCCGAGGAATACGCAGACCTGGTCGATATGTACCGCAAAACAAGAACCCAGGGCTTTGGCGACGAGGTTAAACGCCGTATTATGCTGGGAACCTATGCCCTGAGCTCTGGTTATTATGACGCCTATTATAAGAAAGCCATGCAGGTTCGTACCCTGATCATGGATGACTTCAAAAATGTTTTTGATTCCTGCGATGTCCTGCTGACACCGACCACCGCCAAGACCGCTTTTGGTATCGGCGAAAAGACCGGTAACCCGCTGGAAATGTACCTGACCGATATTTACACCGTTCCGGTGAACATCGCCGGTATTCCGGGGATTTCAATTCCCTGTGGCTTTGACAACGATGGTATGCCCATCGGCATGCAGCTGCTGGGTCCGGTACTGAGCGAAGAAAAAATTCTGCAGGCAGCCTACGCCTTTGAACGTGAAACCGCGTTTAAAGACCAGAAGCCAAAGCTTGTATAG
- a CDS encoding nitroreductase family protein, which translates to MSKDFYSAILNRRSFYAISKKSPISDNKIEEVIGHAIKHTPSAFNSQSSKVVLLFGEQHDKLWDIVMETLRQKVPANKFQPTEDKVNSFKAGHGTVLYFIDDTVTDSLVEQFPLYADNFPVWAEQANGMLQFSVWNSLEIEGLGANLQHYNPLIDEAVKKEWKLPDAWRLRAQMPFGEPTAMPGDKDFQPLSERLKVFY; encoded by the coding sequence ATGTCAAAAGATTTTTACAGTGCGATTTTAAACCGCCGCAGTTTCTATGCCATCAGCAAAAAAAGCCCGATCTCCGACAATAAAATCGAAGAAGTGATTGGCCACGCCATCAAGCACACCCCCTCTGCCTTTAACAGCCAGAGCTCAAAAGTCGTTTTACTCTTTGGCGAACAGCACGACAAGCTTTGGGATATTGTGATGGAGACACTCCGTCAGAAGGTACCTGCAAACAAATTCCAACCGACCGAGGACAAAGTCAACAGTTTTAAAGCCGGCCACGGAACGGTCCTTTACTTTATTGACGATACCGTTACAGACAGCCTGGTGGAACAGTTTCCGCTGTACGCAGATAACTTCCCGGTGTGGGCAGAGCAGGCCAATGGTATGCTCCAGTTTTCTGTATGGAATTCCCTGGAAATTGAAGGACTGGGCGCAAACCTTCAGCACTACAACCCCCTTATCGACGAAGCTGTTAAAAAAGAGTGGAAGCTTCCAGATGCCTGGCGTTTAAGAGCACAGATGCCTTTTGGTGAACCCACTGCCATGCCTGGCGATAAGGATTTCCAACCGCTATCGGAACGCTTAAAAGTTTTTTACTAA
- the rdgB gene encoding RdgB/HAM1 family non-canonical purine NTP pyrophosphatase translates to MKTIVLATGNKDKACEIKAMLDHKFEVKTMKDMGIDIQIIEDGETFEDNALIKVRAIQPFVKDAEMIIMGDDSGLSVDALDGAPGIYSARYAGEDVTYRDNNEKLLKAMKDVPEEKRGAEFVSVIAMILPDGQELTVRGTVRGRIADDFMGDEGFGYDPLFIVEETGKSYAQMAPEEKNAVSHRARAVARAKQILEKYQ, encoded by the coding sequence ATGAAAACCATAGTGCTTGCAACCGGAAACAAAGACAAGGCCTGTGAAATCAAGGCCATGCTGGATCATAAATTTGAAGTAAAGACCATGAAGGATATGGGCATCGACATCCAGATCATCGAGGACGGCGAAACCTTTGAGGACAATGCCCTGATTAAGGTAAGAGCCATTCAGCCCTTTGTGAAGGACGCTGAGATGATCATTATGGGGGATGACTCCGGTCTGTCCGTGGACGCGCTGGACGGCGCGCCGGGAATTTATTCTGCCCGCTATGCCGGGGAGGATGTGACCTACCGCGATAACAACGAAAAGCTTTTAAAAGCCATGAAAGATGTGCCAGAGGAAAAACGCGGCGCTGAATTTGTCAGTGTGATTGCCATGATTTTACCCGATGGCCAGGAGCTGACCGTCCGGGGGACTGTCAGAGGCAGAATCGCCGATGATTTTATGGGGGATGAGGGCTTTGGTTATGACCCGCTCTTTATTGTGGAAGAGACAGGCAAAAGCTACGCGCAGATGGCGCCAGAGGAAAAGAATGCTGTCAGCCACCGTGCCAGAGCAGTAGCGCGCGCAAAACAGATTTTAGAGAAATACCAGTAG
- a CDS encoding methionine ABC transporter ATP-binding protein, translating into METPINKQAQPIIEIRSLGKTFHTKSGDVKALDDINITIHKGDIFGIIGMSGAGKSTLVRCMNLLEKPTEGGVLVDGEDISQISEKDLRKVRYSMGMIFQQFNLLEQRTAEKNILFALEIAGYDKSKAKGRAAELLELVGLSDRAQSYPSQLSGGQKQRVAIARALANNPKVLLCDEATSALDPTTTRSILTLLKDINKRLGITIVVITHEMSVVEEICSHVAIIDKSHIAEQGSVEEIFTNPKTAIARRMIFPDGENLTGHVGKNCCRIVFDGSSSYDPVIARMILECKALVNIMYADMKNIDGIARGQMVIQLPEDSTTASKVLNYLRSNGLTVEEVPDYVG; encoded by the coding sequence ATGGAAACACCAATAAACAAACAGGCGCAGCCCATCATTGAGATTCGGTCTCTGGGGAAAACCTTCCATACAAAAAGTGGCGATGTGAAGGCTTTGGATGATATTAATATCACCATTCATAAAGGCGATATATTTGGCATCATCGGTATGAGCGGCGCTGGAAAAAGCACGCTTGTGCGCTGTATGAACCTGCTGGAGAAACCAACCGAGGGCGGCGTTTTAGTGGACGGTGAGGATATTTCGCAAATATCGGAAAAGGATCTTCGGAAAGTACGTTATTCCATGGGGATGATCTTTCAGCAGTTCAACCTTTTGGAACAGCGGACTGCCGAAAAGAATATTTTATTTGCACTTGAAATCGCGGGGTATGACAAGTCCAAGGCCAAGGGGCGCGCGGCAGAGCTTTTAGAGCTCGTCGGCCTCAGCGACCGGGCGCAGTCTTATCCTTCCCAGCTGTCCGGCGGGCAGAAGCAGCGTGTTGCCATCGCGCGTGCGCTGGCCAACAACCCGAAGGTGCTGCTGTGTGACGAAGCCACCTCAGCTCTTGACCCCACCACCACACGGTCGATCCTCACACTTTTAAAGGATATAAACAAGCGTCTGGGCATCACCATTGTGGTGATCACCCATGAGATGAGCGTGGTGGAGGAAATATGCAGCCATGTGGCCATTATTGATAAGAGCCATATTGCCGAGCAGGGCAGTGTGGAGGAAATATTCACCAATCCAAAAACTGCCATTGCCAGGAGAATGATTTTCCCGGACGGTGAAAACCTCACTGGCCACGTCGGCAAGAACTGCTGCCGCATCGTCTTTGACGGAAGCTCGTCCTACGATCCGGTAATAGCCCGGATGATTCTGGAATGTAAGGCGCTGGTCAACATTATGTATGCGGACATGAAAAATATCGACGGCATTGCCCGCGGACAGATGGTCATCCAGCTGCCTGAGGACAGCACAACCGCCAGCAAGGTGCTGAATTATCTGAGATCCAATGGATTGACTGTGGAGGAGGTGCCGGACTATGTGGGATAG
- a CDS encoding MetQ/NlpA family ABC transporter substrate-binding protein, with protein sequence MKFKKVLSVLVALGLVTVMAAGCSSSGGGSASGSDDKTIVVGASPTPHAEILKAAENVLKEKGYTLKITEFQDYVQPNMALENKELDANYFQHKPYLDEFNEKNGTKLVSAGAVHYEPLGLYAGKTKSLAELSDGATIAVPNDTTNEARALLLLEANGLIKLNPDAGLSATPKDITENPKNLNVQELEAAQLGRSLQDVDMAVINGNYALQADLKVTDALAKEEKDSEAAQTYANVVAVREGDENSDKTKALMEALKSDDVKKFIEDTYQGSVVSIF encoded by the coding sequence ATGAAATTTAAAAAAGTATTGTCTGTACTGGTAGCGTTAGGCCTTGTGACGGTGATGGCCGCAGGCTGCAGCTCTTCCGGCGGGGGATCAGCCTCTGGCTCGGATGATAAAACCATCGTGGTGGGCGCATCGCCGACCCCTCATGCTGAAATTCTAAAAGCAGCTGAAAATGTTCTGAAGGAAAAGGGATATACGCTTAAGATTACTGAATTCCAGGATTATGTGCAGCCGAATATGGCGCTTGAAAACAAAGAGCTGGATGCGAATTACTTCCAGCACAAGCCTTATCTGGATGAATTTAACGAAAAAAATGGCACTAAACTGGTATCAGCCGGGGCAGTTCATTATGAACCACTTGGTTTATATGCTGGAAAAACAAAATCGCTTGCTGAGCTGAGTGATGGCGCAACCATTGCGGTTCCAAACGACACAACCAATGAAGCACGCGCTTTGCTGTTGCTGGAAGCGAATGGACTGATTAAATTAAATCCTGATGCTGGACTGTCCGCTACACCTAAAGACATCACAGAAAATCCCAAAAACTTAAATGTTCAGGAGCTGGAAGCCGCACAGCTTGGCCGCTCCTTACAGGATGTTGACATGGCTGTCATCAACGGCAACTACGCATTACAGGCAGATTTAAAGGTTACTGACGCTTTAGCCAAAGAAGAAAAAGATTCTGAAGCTGCCCAGACCTACGCTAATGTTGTAGCAGTCCGCGAAGGCGATGAAAACTCTGACAAAACCAAAGCCTTAATGGAAGCCTTAAAGAGCGACGATGTGAAAAAATTCATCGAAGATACCTACCAGGGCTCTGTTGTATCAATTTTCTAA